Part of the Candidatus Eisenbacteria bacterium genome is shown below.
GTGATGAAGTACTACGCTCACTTCGGGCATCGCGACTTCATCCTCTGCCTGGGGTACAAGTCGGAGGTGGTGAAGGATTATTTCCTCCATTACAGCGAGGCCGTGTCGAACGACTTCGTGCTCTCGGGCGGAGGGCGCGAGCTGCGGCTCCTCAACAAGGACATCGAGGACTGGAACATCACCTTCCTCGACACCGGATACGAGTCCAGCATCGGCGAACGCCTCCTCGCCGCCCGCGAACACCTGGCCGGCGACGAGATGTTCCTGGCGAACTACAGCGACGGCGTGAGCGATCTCCCGTTGCCCGGGATCATCGAACGGTTCCGCGGCGGCAACAGCGTCGCCGCGTTCCTGTGCGTCCGACCGCGGCTCAGCTACCACGTGGTCACGCTCGGCGAAGGGGACCGCGTGGAGACGGTGCTGCCGGCGGCGGAGTGCGGGCCCTTGATCAACGGGGGGTACTTCGTCTTCCGGAACACGATCTTCGACTACCTGAACGAGGGCGAGGACATCGTGACCGACGCGTTCCCGCGTCTCATCCGGAAGAACCTGCTCCTCGGATACCGCCACGAGGGATTCTGGGCGAGCATGGACACCTTCAAGGACAAGCAGGCTCTCGACAAGATGATCGCCCGGGGCGACGCTCCCTGGGAAATCTGGAAGAAGCGGCGCCCCCGATGAGCGCGAGCCGCGCCTCGTGATCTCGCTCCGGCTGGCGGAAGGCCTCGGGCGCGGCCCGACGATCCTCTGTCTGGGCGCGCACTGCGACGACATCGAGATCGGCTGCGGGGGGACCCTGCTCCGGCTCCTGCGCGAGCGGAAGGACGTGTCCGTCCGCTGGGTCGTGTTCAGCTCCACGCCGGAGCGCGCGCGCGAGGCCGAGCGCGCCGCCGCGATGTTCCTCAAGGGAGCCCGCGCGCGGGACGTGCGGATCCATTCGTTCGAGGACGGCCACTTCCCGTACCAGGGATCGGAGATCAAGAAGGTGTTCGAGGAGCTGAAGCGCGGCCCGGCGCCCGATCTCGTGCTCACGCACTACCGGGACGACCGGCATCAGGATCACCGCGTGCTGAGCGACACGGCGTGGCAGACCTTCCGGGACTCCATGATCCTCGAGTACGAGATCCCGAAGTACGACGGGGACCTCGGAACCCCGAACGTCTTCGTGCCGCTGGACGCGGCGACCTGCGAGCGGAAGATCAAGGCCGTCGTCCGCAGCTACCGGACGCAGCACGCCAAGCCCTGGTTCACGGAGGAGACCCTTCGCGCGCTGATGCGCCTGCGCGGGGTGGAGTCGCGGGCGCGCTACGCCGAAGCCTTCTACGGACGGAAGATCGTCCTCTAGCGCGCCCCGGCGAACGCCGGCGAACGCTCCCTCGCGGGCGATGCGCTCAGGACCTCGTCGTACTGCAGGCCCACCGCGCGTCGCAGCTCCAGCACCCGCCGGTGGATCCGATCCGCCGCCCCCGCGTCCGATTCCAGCGAGCCGAGCCGCTCCAGGAGCCCCTCGAGCGTGAGCGAGGCGCCCTCGATCGCGTAGTCTTCCTGGCCCACGTCCTGGAGCAGATCCGTCGTGGAGCGGCGGTAGGCGATTCCGAGAACCGGCTTCCCGAGCATCTGCGCGAGCACGACCCCGTGGAACCGGGTCGCGATCACGAGGTCCGCGGCGGCGAGCGCCCGCACCAGGTCCTCGAAGGTCGTGACGCTCGGCGCGAGCGCGTCCCTCGCCGGAAGCGGTGCGCCGCGCCGGGCGAGCGCCTCGAGGATGTCCTCGATCACGAGCGGATCCTGGCGGAGCTGGGTCGGCACGAACCGCACGCGGTCGCCCCGCGCGAGCACGTGGGCGGCGAGCCCGGCGAGGATCTCCACGTAGCGTTCGTACGCGTCGCGATCCCCTCCGGGCGTGAAGCGCGGATCGCGATAGGGGAACGGATTCACGACGATGGTCCGGCCGGCGTCCCCCGCGCCGTGGGACTCCGCCGGCACGTCGAACGCGAGACCGTGCACGAGGTCCGGCACGATCCGGTGCGGCCCCGCGAGACCGATCCCGGCGACCCATTCCCGCGATCCCACGTCGCGGTAGGAACGGTACGCGGCCCATCCGAGCGCGGCGCGAAGCAGGCGGCGGCTCAACGGGGATCGAATGGGGCCGGCTCCGACGCTCAGGTAGGCCACGGGAACTCCGGTGAGGCGCGCCGCCGCGGTCCACGCGGCGAGCGTGTACGGGAAGGCCCAGGGACCGCCGTAGTTGTCGGAGATCTGATTCGAGCCCGCGACCACGAGGAGGTCGAGGCCGCGCAGCGCTCGCAGGCGCTCCGGCCAGAACGCCGCCTCGCGGGCCGCCGCGCGGAGCGCGCCGGGAGCTCCTCGCAATCCGCGGACGAGGGGGAGTGCTCCCGGCACGGACCCGAGCACGCGACGGAGGGGAGAGGGCCTGGGATCGGCCGTCACGGGAGCCGAAACCCGCGCGCGGAGCGCAGGCTCCGGAGGGGCGCCGATGCCGGGCACGAGCGGAACCGCGGGAATTCCGTGGCGCGCGCGGGTGTCCTCGGGACGGATCGTGAACGCCAGGATCTCGGCGTCCGGAATCCGGTCACGCACGCCCTGGAGCACGCTCGCGATGAGCGCCTCGTCGCCGAGGTTCCCGTTTCCGACGTGTCCCAGGACCCCGATGCGGCGCGGGGGCATCAGCCCTTTCGTCGCGCGAGAGCGATGAGGGTGTAACCCAGGCCGGCGCGCTCCTTCCACGCGCGGATCGTCGTCTCGGGGATGATCCGAGAGAGCATCCCGTTCAGGCGGGAGGAGTTCACGAATCGCAGGATGCCTCGCGTGCCCATCGGAAGGATGGAGGAGACGCGGAGGATCTCGAAGCGCGGCCGCAGGAGCCGCTCGAGCGACCTGCGATCGAGCCACTGCTCGATGTGCTCGGGGGGGGTCGCATCCCATCCCAGATCGCCGAGCCGGTCCATCACGAACCGGTTCGGCGTCGTGATCACCAGGTACCCTTGCGGCTTCAGCAGGGAAGCGGCGCGCTCCACGAGCCGCGGCTGGTCCACGACGTGCGCGATGACCTGCTGGCAGACCACGAGGTCGAACGGCGCGTCGGGGATCTCGAGCGTGAACAGATCGCCGTCCAGGAAGCGGATGTCCGGACGCCGCCTCCGCGCCTCCTCCATGGCCTTCTTCGAGAGATCCGTCGCGGTCACGGTTCCGAGCGAGGAGAGCCGCTCGGCGAACCAGCCCGTGCCGCACCCGAGGTCGAGGATCCGTGGATTCCCGAGCTTCAGGGACCGGATCAACGCGAGGAGGGCGTCCGCGCGGGCGAGGGACCACGGCGTGATCGACTTGGCCTCCTGCCAGGTCTCCCAGAAGCGCTCCTGGTCCGCGAGCTCCGGAAACTCCGCGCGGTCGCTCACGCCTTGGACGCCGGCCCGCGGCGGAACGCGCGCTGCGCGGTCTTGGTCGCGCCGGCCGCGAGCTCCCGCGCGAGCTGGTTGCGGTGCGTGACGTATCCCCGGCAGAGCTGGGAGACGACCCGCGCCCTCTCACCCGCGGTGATCGGCGCGCGAAGCGCGGCCATCAGGAACTCGTACTGGTGACGCCAGGTTCGCATGAAGACCTTTCCCGTCGTGTCGGGGTCGAAGAAT
Proteins encoded:
- a CDS encoding class I SAM-dependent methyltransferase, whose protein sequence is MSDRAEFPELADQERFWETWQEAKSITPWSLARADALLALIRSLKLGNPRILDLGCGTGWFAERLSSLGTVTATDLSKKAMEEARRRRPDIRFLDGDLFTLEIPDAPFDLVVCQQVIAHVVDQPRLVERAASLLKPQGYLVITTPNRFVMDRLGDLGWDATPPEHIEQWLDRRSLERLLRPRFEILRVSSILPMGTRGILRFVNSSRLNGMLSRIIPETTIRAWKERAGLGYTLIALARRKG
- a CDS encoding sugar phosphate nucleotidyltransferase; the encoded protein is MKVVLFCGGLGLRLRDVSEDIPKPMMRVGHRPILWHVMKYYAHFGHRDFILCLGYKSEVVKDYFLHYSEAVSNDFVLSGGGRELRLLNKDIEDWNITFLDTGYESSIGERLLAAREHLAGDEMFLANYSDGVSDLPLPGIIERFRGGNSVAAFLCVRPRLSYHVVTLGEGDRVETVLPAAECGPLINGGYFVFRNTIFDYLNEGEDIVTDAFPRLIRKNLLLGYRHEGFWASMDTFKDKQALDKMIARGDAPWEIWKKRRPR
- a CDS encoding polysaccharide pyruvyl transferase family protein, producing the protein MPPRRIGVLGHVGNGNLGDEALIASVLQGVRDRIPDAEILAFTIRPEDTRARHGIPAVPLVPGIGAPPEPALRARVSAPVTADPRPSPLRRVLGSVPGALPLVRGLRGAPGALRAAAREAAFWPERLRALRGLDLLVVAGSNQISDNYGGPWAFPYTLAAWTAAARLTGVPVAYLSVGAGPIRSPLSRRLLRAALGWAAYRSYRDVGSREWVAGIGLAGPHRIVPDLVHGLAFDVPAESHGAGDAGRTIVVNPFPYRDPRFTPGGDRDAYERYVEILAGLAAHVLARGDRVRFVPTQLRQDPLVIEDILEALARRGAPLPARDALAPSVTTFEDLVRALAAADLVIATRFHGVVLAQMLGKPVLGIAYRRSTTDLLQDVGQEDYAIEGASLTLEGLLERLGSLESDAGAADRIHRRVLELRRAVGLQYDEVLSASPARERSPAFAGAR
- a CDS encoding PIG-L deacetylase family protein, with the translated sequence MISLRLAEGLGRGPTILCLGAHCDDIEIGCGGTLLRLLRERKDVSVRWVVFSSTPERAREAERAAAMFLKGARARDVRIHSFEDGHFPYQGSEIKKVFEELKRGPAPDLVLTHYRDDRHQDHRVLSDTAWQTFRDSMILEYEIPKYDGDLGTPNVFVPLDAATCERKIKAVVRSYRTQHAKPWFTEETLRALMRLRGVESRARYAEAFYGRKIVL